The sequence CAGCGAGTAAATGACTGTTTAATTGTCCAGGCAGCGGAGCGGTGGTCCTCTCAGATGACTTAAAGAACCCAGCCATGGAAAAACTGGACCTAGTGAGAAAGTGGAGCATCAACACATATAAAGTAAACCTCACTGTCCTTGATTTGCTTTTGTGTCCCTCGTCtacctctccccctctctcagCTTGTGTCCCACTCTTTAATTTCTCTCAGCTAATTAAGATGTTGGCACAGaagtgaaactgacagctgcaaATGATTGGTATGCTCCATCTTTCTATAAACTTTTTGTTCAGGCACCACTTTGCCCCCCCATCAGATTGTCTCTTTTCACAGTCTCTTTActctcgttttttttcttttttttttttttttcttcctgactGTCCACAGTAGAAACCTCCCAGCAGTCACTGTTAGTATTTTCAAGTCAACTTAAACTCTTTTCAGTGTTGTGCATGTGCTGACGAGCACGCTGTCCTTTGCAGTGTACCAGGCAGATCCTGTCTGAGAAGCTGGGCCGGGGCTCGAAGACCGTGGACCTGGAGCTGGAGGCGCAGATCGAGTTGCTCCGCGACAACAAAAGGAAGTACCAGAACGTGATCAAGCTGGCTCAGACGCTGGCCAATCAGCTGTCCCAGATAATGCAGACGCAGAGGCAGCTGGGCGACGCCTTCGCCGACCTCAGCCTCAAGTCACCAGAGCTCCATGTGAGTCGACTCCGCTTAAATCAAACAGGCTGGAGGGGACGTAGTGCAAGGAGTCCTCTACACAGTCCCTTTAGTGTGTATTCCTgttcattgtgtttttttttttttttcacccgtCAAAGCAAGAGCCACGGTGGATGTGTGCGATCATTGGCGTTCACTTTTGATTGTAAGATTACGCATAAACCACCAAGCCAAATTTAAGGAAACTTATTGGAGAGTTGGTGCTCACGGGAAGAAAGAAGCGATTCAATTTTGGTGAATTTTATGGGTTCAAATTTGTGAGATGCAACATTGTCCTTCGTGGAAGAGTGCATCAGTCATGTGTGAATTACACCCCTTCTGCATTTTTCTAGCATTTTGAGGCAATGCTCCGTCTGGGGTGGACAGAGTAACACATGCGCATCACTTTCAACACGACATGAGGTGTGACTGGCTGCAGTCGCATTAACAGACGCGTTATTTTCCATATGATCGGCTGTTCAGAGGAATCCGACAGTTGATGAACAACAGCGCCGTCCATACATTTCTCCTCCGTGGTTTCTCTCATGATCATTAGCTGCAGCACCGAGTCGTCTTCTCTCAGCATCTAAGGAAATGGAGCAGGACTGTTTGAGGTTTAGATCCTcaccagcaaaaaaaaaaagcttacttTTCAATAAGCTTAAACATTAAACAGAAATGATATTTTCAGCTGTTCTCATCCGCTCTTACTATGTTTTACACAACGAATGGATTCGTTATTACATGTTGAATTGTTACTCTGTAAAAAACTTTGTATTTCACTTTTATGCGCCATccagtgttgccaaaaaaaactGCAGGCCAACTGTAGCTCTTTTTTTCACACAGCGTTTATGAAGCGTGTGGAGCCGTGAGGGgcaaatgaattaattcatgTCATCGCTTTATCAGATTGATGAAGTcgttaatgttttgtgtctAATGTCTGAAAAGAGCTTTAATGAAGCGTCGGATCACCGTGCGCAGAAGTGAATTACTTAAAAGGTGATTCTCAGTAAGCGTTTGAGATTCCCCACCTCCTTACCAGGGAGTTACAGGATTTTAATACGAAAATGcctatttgattttttttctcaaatgagTGAATAAATACGCCACACTGCTTAATTAAAGAAAGGAATTGTAATCTTTCATATATTGTGGCCAGTTCAAAGGGCGTGCCTTGTTAAGAGTAATGCAGTTAAATACAAATGTCTTTTAATAATTTCAGccttcagagtttttttttattatttatttataaaaaaattttTGTAGGCCCctgttttgattattttaacTAGAGAGCATATAGGTTGTTTTAGTATTCTGTCAATATGAGCATATTGGCAAAGTTCACAGCTTTTAGGTGTGATGAGCGTGTCCTTCATTATTTTCTTTAGGAGGAGTTTGGATACAACGCGGACACACAGAAGCTTTTGTCCAAAAATGGAGAGACGCTGCTTGCTGCCATCAACTCCTTCATCTCAAGCGTGAACACACTTGTGGACAAAACGATCGAAGATACCATGATTAACATCAAACAGTACGAAATTGCCAGGTAACGTGTCTGTGGATTTTTGTATTACTTTTGGCCCACATCGAGCTTTACTTGGCTACAAAATGTCAGGCTCCATAGACACTCTTCACCTTTGTGTCAGAGGTGAAGCAGTGAAGGTCAGAATGTCTTTTATAGTGGCAACAACTTagttaaccattatttatttattattacaaccattattattatttatttttgtttctgttcatgACTCTGTTCTCAAAGTCCAATATTTCCCGTCTTTTATCTCCAGCCTTTAGGACATGATATAGTTGTaagtagggctgtagcgatacacgatacgatacacgatattcggccaacgatacgattcgatacccTTACATAATgttctggggggaaaaaagggacagtgtgatttgacatgaatcatcgctgattggactggtggtccaacctttgaaccggaaggacaacacagccagacaaacagaaacaaacatgtcacaaacgtgagagctgtgcactttatataacatttttatgaactaatttatcactgttttgtataatgtgaccccctggcattgtattgtattaccttaatgttctgtgttttcactaattgtaacgtctgacttttcaataaagtttgctttaaaaaaataaatgaataaataaaataaaaatcgatACTCGAggctgaaaaatcgatactttatcgggaaacgaaatatcgatatatatcgcagtatcgatgaaattgctcagccctagttGTAAGCTATTTTTTTGTATGTCTGATTTGGTTTATATGATTTAACATTCCTAGGGTCGAGTACGATGCATACCGTACTGATttggaggagctgaatctgGGGCCACGTGATGGCAACACCATGCCAAGGATCGAGCAATCGCAGCAGCAGTTTCAGATCTACCGAGAGAAGTACGAGAGGATGCGAAACGACTTGTCGGTGAAGCTGAAGTTCCTGGAGGAGAACAAGGTTGGCTAGCGGCTCGATCTGCTCTGCATATCACTGATAAAGTGTCAGCTTTTAATTAAATGTgttattcatctttttttttttttttttttttttttttttttttatccttcttctttttttcggCTCCCACAGGTGAAAGTGTTGCATAACCAGCTCATCTTGTTCCACAACGCCATCGCTGCGTACTATGCTGGAAACCAGGAGCAGCTGGAACAGACGCTCAAGCAGTTCCACATCAAGTTGAAAATGCCAGGTGGGGACAGTCCCTCTTGGCTGGAAGAGCACTAAACACTCCTTTTCGAGACATTGTCGGCTCAGTTTGACATGAAATGTCAGATGCTACAGAAACTACAGGAAGCTTCCTTCCCCTCTTTCATTGTACTGTCACTGCTTTTCAAACTATCAAAACTGTAAATCTTCTAACaaaaatcacagaaaaaaaaaagagaacagaaCTTCCACATTCCTTTTGATCTTTCCTGTTGAATCCTTACAAATCATAAGAAATGCACTTTTCTACTGTTTGACAGATCTTTTGAATGGGAGGTGCTGCAGTAATAACATCTTGAAACTCTAAATGGCCTTTTGTACTCCAGCGTATGAATGTTGCATCCCAGCACGGCAGACATGTTGGCTTTGTAAGGGCAGCTACGAGATCAAAACGACTGCCGTTTTATTCACAATCTTTACATTACTCCCACCAGCTGACTCAGACTGGGATGAATGCTTTACTAAAGTCTAATCAGGAGCTTTTTACAATTTGTGCTCTTTCAGAATCATGCAAATGGTCACTTTTACTATCAAACTCAGAATTAATTGGTAAGTTTGATAGTTTGGGGAATGCCCTTTTGTTAAGTGAGATGATCTTTACTATTTGCATTGCTCAGTATAAGGCAACAACTAGGACAACAGTGGTGAAgagataaactttttttttttttgggtgggggGGCACTAAACTCACTAATTCAAAACCAAAGCGTACTGTATCAGGTTGTGGTTTTACCGAGGGTAATGTGGCTTTGGGCAGAGTCGGGCCATCTTCTTCCCTCTGATTGCTGACTTTCTGCTGAGCTGCTGTAAACCGGCTTCTGGCTCAAACCTCATGTTGAGCAGATGGATACGAAAAAAGGGTTGTATATCCACTCCTAACGTTTGCAAAACCAAAGCGTTTCCCAAAAGTCTGAAACTCTGTTTTTAGCTTGTATGCATTCAGGGCAAACAACTGAATGGGTAAAGGTGTAGATTCGCTCTTCAATAGCACAGAAAATGAAGGACCAGCCTTTTGTGACGATATGTGCCTTGTATTTGCTCCTCTTATCCCCACCGCACACTCCCACTACCTTTTTTCAGGGCCGACTCCTGATGGAAGAGACTGGACCAAACgatcacccacacacacacacacaaccaatCAAAAGTAGTACAATAGGAGGCTGTATAACTTAACATGCACCACAAaatgttgggaaaaaaaagtccACTCCATTAACTTCATAAAGAAAAATTGGATTTGAACATTTGCTGTTCTCAAAGATATTTATCTGTATTGCACTTATGCACATTTATGCATTTGAGACTACAGAAACTTTGTAAGACCTGTATATGTACAGTGTGAACCAAATTCCATTTAACTTGACAaagtccgttttttttttttttgttttttgtttttttttgtgaagatcAGCATCCTTTCTTCGGCTGCTAACAGTTTACTCCATTTGGCTgtattaaagtgtattttttcAAAGAGGAATTTCTATACGCTGGCATAAATAACCAGCTGTTATTTCTTCAATATGTGGATTTGTTATTTTCATATGGCTTATATCTTATTATAGAAGTTTAAGAGTGTGAAACTTGGAAAACATTTGATTATTTCCTTGAAAAAGATGgctgtatatatgtgtgtgtgtgtgtgtgtgtgtgtatgtatatatatatatatatatatatatatatatacatatatacatatataaatgatCAGTGCTGTGTTTTACTGAAGACATACAGATTGATGTCATAGTACTGCCATGTAATAGTGAATCTCTACCTTTTCTAAGAATGAAACATTAACAAATGTTGAGTTAAAAGGATTCTGAATGTTGTGTAACCTATTTGGAGAAATAaaactttctctttctgtaGCTGTGTCtagttgtttctgtttttaacaAAGGTTTATGACAGCAGCCTGTATGAAATGTCTCTCGAAgggccaacaaaaaaaaagaaatcaagcgACTTAAAGCCAGTTTGGATTATTGGTACTTTAAACGGAGTCAGGATAATATCCCAGACTACTCGTGACATGCCTTTTGAGAACTTccaatgttgtttttttaagtaactTGCCCCATCCTGTGTTTTGTCAACTTGCTCTTCTTCCAACAGATGACCCATTGTAGGCTGTTGACACATGGATTCAAACTGTTTGTAGCTGGCCAGGGGACTTCTCCTCTTTTATTGAGCGTGGAGCTATTGCACTACAACTTGAAATGGTTTACTTAACCACAGGTGCTTTTAGGTTCCCCTTTAGCTTTTCACAAGCCCACCACACCCACAGCTACACATTTGACAGGATCTACTAAGCTGCTTAATCTCCAGGAAAGCTTTGACAATGCTGATTGTAGAATCAGTGGCATGTTTCATCTTGAAGTGTATTGTCGGATCAAATGCGGCCTGTCGGAGCACCAAACTGTCTGGAGCAAACGGTTCATCAAATGACAAAAGTGGATAAGTCTCAGTGGTGTTGATGTAAGTAGAATGAGTTGAAAGTCAAACTGTCGTGTAATTTTGACCTCAACTAAGTGTTTTATCTGATTATAATGTGTCTAAACTTAAATTTATtgcaaccttttttcttttttttttaagcaaagatCAGCTAATCGGGCTGATTGGTCCATCCGTGTTTTAATTTTTCACTTGCAGTAAAGAGAGTGAAACCAAAGGGCAAAAGAATAAAACTGTTGGATATTCATTAATAAAAGATCATTAAGGAGCTTTCAAATGCATTTTGGGATGTCTGCACGGTCTGAATCCAGtaggctccctgttaaattttGTTGTGTAAGTACAAATATTCCTTCCTTCATTCATATTTTGAATGCATATATCAGCAACAAGCTTCACAAAAGTCTCAACAGCAGCAGGTTTGCATCGCATCTTCTTTTTAACAAAACTCTGTAAGAGTCaaagggagagagagaaaaaaaaaaaggacaatttatttattttttttttttttaatagctttGAGACTCACTACTTACTATAGAGCAGTGTTTCTCAAAGTGTGGGGCGCGCCCCACTAGTGGAACGGAGACATGGCAAGTGGGGCGCGACAAACGGGAGGAAATTTTCAATTTTATGCCTTATCTTAAATGCTTTTGTTTATTGACAATAAAGATAATTCACTAAacaaaacacccacacacaaataaaGTAATAATGAATAGCTAAAATTATGAGAGAGCATTGGGAGACCGGGAGAAAAATGTAACCTGGAACTAAAGTCCAAAAACAATGATTGACGTCGAGTTGTTAATTGCGGCGGGACAGCAAGGTAGCAGATAGCGTAACTGTGAGCAACATGGATAAATTTGTGACTCGGACCACAAAAGAGCCAGTaccatcacaaacacacaagacaCAGGGGCCAAGTCAACCAAAAACCCAAccgaaaagaaaatgtgatgaaaGCTATCTTGGTCTAGGATTCACGGTTGCAGTGGTCGGTGCAGAGGAGAGACcggtgtgtgttgtgtgtctgAAGCCGTTAGCAGACAGCATGGGGCCGAACAAATTAAGGAGACACCTGGAGATAACACACCCCTGTCATGTTAACAAGCCACTGAATTGCTTTAAAAGAATATCGACAGCAGGAGCAACGCATGGTAAAGGCTGCGTCGGTTAACAGTTGAGCACAAACGGCCTCATACAAAGTTACATACAGAATCCTGCAATACAAATCATATGCTTTTCAGCTGTGGCATCtctgaaaacaaaatacagatcTCAGCTCAACATTGAGCATGACTTGAGAGGGGCAGTTTAAAGCCTGCAACCATGTTTTAAGAAGTTGTGCAGTGCAAAACAGGCTCATTGCAGCCACTAATGCAGGGAtacattttagttgtttttgttttttgcacagATTGCAAATGAAACACTGTTTCACTGACTACTGTAGTTTCActgtagtctttttgtttttgattcaaGTGATGATGGCACAACTGcactttattttctctttttgaactttgtgttatttgatgttattgTTATATAAAATATGACGTTAATTGGTGTTAGTTCAATAAAGTTCAAATGTAATTTGTCAATATTTTTGTTGGGAGACAGGGGCAGGTGGGGCTTGGAAATCCCCACTTGTTCAAAGTGGGGAATGACCAAAaagtttgagaaccactgcTATAGAGCTATGCTGTTCCAATAAATTCAGGATGTGGTTTTGTATTGTCTTGCTGAATTAAGCAagaccttccctgaaaaagatgaACATTTGCAGCATCTGTTGCTCATCTTTAATAGGCCCTTTACACATGTGCAAGTTACCTATGCTGTGTACACTAATGCATCCCCGGACCATAATGGACGAGGCTTTTGTTCCGTCTGCTGTGGCATTCTGGACGGTTGCTCTCTTATTTTGCCTGGAGGATGCGGCATCCATGATTTCCGAAATGTTTTTGGAATTTGCcttagtaaaaaaaataaaaaggtaatttttctacttttttttaacgttttttttttgtttttaattttcggTTTGGGTTTTTAACCAGAATTTATGGACGCAGTGACAAACTATGCCCTCTAACAGTGGCTTTACTAAGTGCTCCTGAGTCCGTACTCAGCCTCGTGAACGCGCCTGCTCCACCTGGCCCAATCACGTACGAGGAAGCTCACAACACCGCCACCTTCCCCAGCTGCTGGTGTTGTCTGTCGGCACTGCCTGTGCTGCGGCTCGGTCAGGACGCCTGCAGCTCACCTGAGCGCCTCATAACCCGAAACGAC is a genomic window of Odontesthes bonariensis isolate fOdoBon6 chromosome 4, fOdoBon6.hap1, whole genome shotgun sequence containing:
- the arfip1 gene encoding arfaptin-1 isoform X2, whose product is MSEVSLEVESEKASAEDPQMDCEEAHEAGGSLSEDQRQASVDGSDGGEDRADVLYDIDINSDGENAESGGKDVREEDGGTKGALPRSVDSGGREAKRHPETTVTPEESGDSHSDAKESTMAEESQRSSAAEIPVTSNGDLEQSPETVFQRDSHPGTPGPLNLSESCVNSSNSASTVEGIVESGPYKGSGAVVLSDDLKNPAMEKLDLVRKWSINTYKCTRQILSEKLGRGSKTVDLELEAQIELLRDNKRKYQNVIKLAQTLANQLSQIMQTQRQLGDAFADLSLKSPELHEEFGYNADTQKLLSKNGETLLAAINSFISSVNTLVDKTIEDTMINIKQYEIARVEYDAYRTDLEELNLGPRDGNTMPRIEQSQQQFQIYREKYERMRNDLSVKLKFLEENKVKVLHNQLILFHNAIAAYYAGNQEQLEQTLKQFHIKLKMPGGDSPSWLEEH
- the arfip1 gene encoding arfaptin-1 isoform X1, encoding MSEVSLEVESEKASAEDPQMDCEEAHEAGGSLSEDQRQASVDGSDGGEDRADVLYDIDINSDGENAESGGKDVREEDGGTKGALPRSVDSGGREAKRHPETTVTPEESGDSHSDAKESTMAEESQRSSAAEIPVTSNGDLEQSPETVFQRDSHPGTPGPLNLSESCVNSSNSASTVEGIVESGPYKGSASLPASPVSPVAPGSAVASRLARSFSDCQAEKGSGAVVLSDDLKNPAMEKLDLVRKWSINTYKCTRQILSEKLGRGSKTVDLELEAQIELLRDNKRKYQNVIKLAQTLANQLSQIMQTQRQLGDAFADLSLKSPELHEEFGYNADTQKLLSKNGETLLAAINSFISSVNTLVDKTIEDTMINIKQYEIARVEYDAYRTDLEELNLGPRDGNTMPRIEQSQQQFQIYREKYERMRNDLSVKLKFLEENKVKVLHNQLILFHNAIAAYYAGNQEQLEQTLKQFHIKLKMPGGDSPSWLEEH
- the arfip1 gene encoding arfaptin-1 isoform X3; this encodes MAEESQRSSAAEIPVTSNGDLEQSPETVFQRDSHPGTPGPLNLSESCVNSSNSASTVEGIVESGPYKGSASLPASPVSPVAPGSAVASRLARSFSDCQAEKGSGAVVLSDDLKNPAMEKLDLVRKWSINTYKCTRQILSEKLGRGSKTVDLELEAQIELLRDNKRKYQNVIKLAQTLANQLSQIMQTQRQLGDAFADLSLKSPELHEEFGYNADTQKLLSKNGETLLAAINSFISSVNTLVDKTIEDTMINIKQYEIARVEYDAYRTDLEELNLGPRDGNTMPRIEQSQQQFQIYREKYERMRNDLSVKLKFLEENKVKVLHNQLILFHNAIAAYYAGNQEQLEQTLKQFHIKLKMPGGDSPSWLEEH